The following DNA comes from Harpia harpyja isolate bHarHar1 chromosome 20, bHarHar1 primary haplotype, whole genome shotgun sequence.
CCTCACTGAACGCGGTCCCAGTTGGTGAATCTTAAAAATGGCTTAATCAGACTAGGCTTGCTCAGATATCAATACTATTTGAATTTGCTGTCAAACTTGCAGGTTCCTAGGTGATAAGGTGCAACCATTTGTAATTATAAACAAATCTTCAGGACACCAGAGTAAAACAGCCCGAgacttttattttgatttgaaatTATTAGCCATAAAGCAGAGCATATGGATGGCTCTCCTTGGCTTTTGATGGCAGTATGCAATTTGTATTGTATGtgtcttttaatatatatgtatatatatatgaactcAGTCTGTCCAAAGTATATGTTATACTTGTTTTTAGATTATGGTGCAACTGACTATATTGATATATTATTTATTGAGTGCTGAATCACCATCTTATTGGTGATAAATATTGCATATTATACAGGAGTGCAATGTATATTCCTTTAGATTGCTGAGGCTTGATTGCTGTGATAACAAAAAAATGCCCTGAAATGTATTTATGAATGGCCCCAACATACAGAGAGTCAGTACTTTATGGAAATAATGTAGCGCTTGCCTGGGGCAAGTAAAATAAAGCCGTAGGCAGATAATTATGTCgtttgccaaaatggcaaactaCTGGAAAGAGAGACTACCTTTGctgtatttaatatttcatttacCCAACAGATATTTGCTGTCACTGCAGTGTTTATATTAAGGCAGATACAAAAGGGCCTGAGCAAGTCAAGTTTGAATTACCCATTGGGGAGGAAACAGCTTCCAAATTCTTAGATTTCTGACAAATACTTTGGTCGGGGTTTAAATTACTCCCATCTGATGAATCAGTGTTACGGAAAACCCTGTGTTTCCAGGCAACAAAGTTAATGCTAGACATCTTTAAGTATAAAGAGTAGCCAAAGCTTTTGCCAGCCAACTCAGACAAATCCAGACCTATTCCAGGAGACGAATTTCCTAAGTGGGAAAGTTACGTAAACTCAAACAATCAGGGAACCGTGATGTATGTCCAACTCCGTTACTTTTCGAGGAATTGGTCTCTGCTGCCATGATGCCATGTGAAAACAGCAGTGTTGGGgcggggagaggcagggagggaagggtcAGCTGTACAGTCGATAAACTCTTCTCCCAGTATGCGcgtggcagagcagcagctctggtctGTGCGCGGTCAGCCTTTCGGACAGCGTTGGCTCTCTGCTCTCTGCCAATACTCAGCTGAGTTTCAGTCGAATACGCTATACGGAGCAATTTGAAATGCTGTGGCACAGCGTAGAGTTTGTGTAGGCTATCTTCATGTAAACGCGTCACCTGTTTTAATTTCATCTGGAAGCTTAATGGAAGTGTATCCATTCCTGGTGTAACTCTCCACACGTGCTAACAGAGCTGATACCGGCAAATTGGAGTGCAGTGTTCCCTGTCTTCAGTTTTTATATGCAACCCTAATCGTTGATGTAGTTGGGTGCACAGTACTTCTGCAGCATTTGGTTTTGGCTGCATTGGCATTATACATCTGAAAACTCAACTCTAAGGACCAGGCATGACTTTTGCAAGCACAGTTCCTGACATTTGTATCTGGTCCcccttttaaattgttttaagaaaTTTTGTATATGGAGGATAAAGTgcttatatatttattaaaaatcctttatcttatttgaaattattatttggTGAAGAAGGGTTTTTCTTTTGGGGGAGGGCTCGTGGGTGGGGGAAGGTAACTTTTAACCTGTCACTTATAAATGAAGCCCTTATCAATCATACAGAAAGGTACTGTTAGTAACTATAATGGGATGTCTCTGTTTTATGCTTTGTACATGACAAGTCCATGTGTTACATTTTGTTTCTATCAAAATATTTAGGCATCTGTCTTcaaccaaaacctaaaaaaaaaaaacaaactgtgaTTTTATTTGTTGCAATACATTTGAAATTTCAAAGGGTACTTTGGGGCTCAAAATTAGGATTTCTAAGTCAGTATGTGCATTTCACGTAATAAAGCTGTTAATGGTGAGCAAAGTATTATATACTAACTAGATTTTTTCCACATCTGTATAGTATATTCTATGTATTTTGTGGTATTGAGATTATAGAAAGTTTAGTGTCTGAAACATGCgtttaatgtgtatttttaaacaaatttatggcaattaaaatatttggagaaaagGGTATCACATTTCAATTTGTAAAGATCTTTTTAACTACTGTGTCATTAAAATGCTTTGTACAATGCAAAACTGTAACTGGAGAAACTAAGTTTAATAAATATCAAATAGATTTTCTGTATTAAACTTCAAAAACACTGTGCTCGTATCTGTTGCATGGGCTTTCTCCTCCCTGGTATTGCATTTTTaagcagagttttcttttttgatCCTAGTGCTCTAtgcataacaaaagaaaaatagcattcaGTATTTGTGTCCCAGACTTGTTGATATTTGTCTAATCAAAagtggctttgtttctttcgGCCCTCCGAGTTAACACACAACAGGTCAAAATTGGGGTTtgatcaatttattttaaaatagtagatACTTCAGTGGCACAAGTCAGTCTAGGACATTTATTTAAGTAAATTTGATTAGAAGTAATTAAAAGTAAATACTTTTCCTTCCAGTTATCACTGGATATATTTGGGATATTGAAAATGCTATCAGTATTATCGGTTTGTTTGCTCCCTCTTTCTAACAGGCCTTTATCTGAAGTACTGATAAGAGTTCAGCTGTTGAGACTGAAATGAGATGGAAGCATGATCTACTTTATGCACTTGCCAGGTTGAAGGATAAATGTCTAAAGTCCAGTTTGAAATAAGCACTCCGAAACACCAGCTGTGCACTCATCATACACTTTGCTCACAGGATACAAGGAAAACCAAGGTATTGAGCAAAAACCAAGGTGGTTTGCTGaatataaatttttaattcacacctcagaggaaaaaaaaaaaaaaaaaaaaaaagaaccattacaaaaaaccaaaacaaacacgaGATGCAGAGTCCTTTTACTGAGCTTGGCCAGAGAGTCATCCTGAAGCGTGTGCTGCAGAGGTACAGCCTTGGTTAGGAAATGCTCTCAAGTTGTTTGAAGTCCTTTTTTATCAGTTCATATGACAGAAGTGTTAAATATACTTATTGCTCGATTCACTGTCCTAGCTTTTGAACAGTCaataaatatttcacaagtaGAGTGGAGCATTGTTAGCAGTAACAGTGATGGGCGTTTTTCATCGTGACAGGTCACTCTGAGGCTGTTCTGAGGAAACAGCGGTTcttcctggaaaacaaaacatcatCAGGCACTGACGGCTCGGACTGCCAGCTGCGTAGGGCTCAGACATACATCCTCAGATACATCCTTAGCAGCGTTCCTCTTACCCAGCTGTACAGCAGTGCTCGTATTCAGCTCATGTAGCCGTGCACATTGTACTCACCTTCTTATTCAGTTCATCTCGATTCATTTTATGTTCTTTGCTTTACATAATAACTACAAAATGCATGTTAGCCAGGGCTATGTGGTCTGGCTGCGGTGTAGAAATTACACGCAATTGAAATCCCTTTCTGCCTATATCTTCCTGTAGCTGCTGTTAGAGTTCACCTGTGTTAATCAGTAGAACCAAATGATGCATTTCAAATGCATGCAAAATAGCAGCCCAACTACCATGTCCTATTATATTGACGTAGAGTAGACAGTGGGTATATTCTACCCTGTCTCTGCTTTCTGGTATGTGTACAGTAGGTGCCACACAAAATCAGTTTTCAGTCACTAAGTAGTTATTTTAACTAATCAATTTAATTGTATGTAGTTGGACAATTTGTTTATGTCTAGTGTTCATGAGAACTAAATGGCTTTTGATATTTTAGTTGTCTTTTAAACTATGAGCTTAAGTAGTCACCTTAAATTGATTAATTTAGGGTAAGACACTGCTTTTAAATAATATGTGCTTTAAAGTGAATGGTATTGGCTTTAAGAAGGATTAATTTTAAGGTGTCTAAGTGATTATCTAAAAGCTGTCTAGAATCCTatgttctttttttgaaaagacaGGTTATTTGGGGTTGCGATGAAAGGTCTAAGGCTTGTAATCAAGGGCACTTGGACTCTGCTCTGTTTGCATTGCTTACAAAAGAGGTCTAAATCTATTGCCCCATCCCTATTCCTGGTATCTTTTTTTATGCACAGAATTAATTCCATATCTCGTTTGGGTGAGAGTAAGTGGGAACTTGCTTTACATCATATAATATTAAGAGTCGCTGAGCCTGAACATTGATCAGGATTAGTTACCTGCACAGCATTGTAATGCATTCACTGTTATCCCTGCACGAGGCTCCAATGGGTCTTAGTGAGACTCCTCTCCAGAAAGGTGTCATCCGCCTCTGTCTTGTTAGCTGGGGCTGTTGTTGGTGCAAGGAAGCGCAGTGTGTCTGAAACAGATGTAGCATGACTGTCAGAACATGCAGCAGCTGTAAGCAGTTGGTCATTCTGATACTGAGGTCAATAGTCTTAAAATTAAGTGAAGAACTTGAAATCTTTCTTGTTTTGAGATCATAGCATGCTCTGTTAAAGTATAATTGCTTGTATCCTAACCCCAAAGAAGTAAGAAGTATAAAAATTAACTATGTTTTTCAGTCTTCTTGGGAGGGGAGGCAGAATTACTTGCTAAGTTATGTCTCAGAGTAACCCCGTATTCACTAGGCAGTTACTCTACTTTTTTATGATGTTGAACCCTCTAAAAGAGCTCTGCTGTCACCTCCAACTCCTGCCCGTTACTCTTATTCACACAGATCATAACAGTTTTTATTAACTACCTGACCATTTCAATTAGCACTTTAAATAGTTATCTCTGTTTACCTGGCTGAGCAGCAGTGAGCAGAGCAGAAAGACTGCCATCACCTTCCAACAGTGCATCTTCTCAGTATGAGCTGTCACACTGACTGTAGGACCAGCCTTGGGCGGAGGAGGTAGGAAGAGCCCCAAATAGAACTTCCCAAGCTTCAGCTAGATTTTTATAGACTTCATTCTCTTATCGTTGCATCAGCTGTCAGTCATCACAGGAACAAAGTTCATTTCGGAGCAAGAGGGAATTACTAAGTTAGCATCTGCTGAAGTGATCTGGTTCAAGGCCTGTCTGTCTGGCTAATGATTGACTCTCCTTCCACTTGTACTTTGTCTGGTCAGCTTACAGGTTGCgccaactcttcctttttttttaaaacctaccTAACGTGTTACCAGAACTCCATGGTGTATTTGCAAGCAAAAGGGTGGCTGGCCCAAAGAATTATGGTAAAGATTGAAAGCCACAACCTTATTTAACTTCTGTGACATTCACAGGGTGTTCAGCTTTGAGTTTGTCAGCTGGGGGTAAGTATTGTCTTACCAAGCTTATTTGGAGCAGAGAATCGTGCTTTTGATTCTGCTTCTCACTCTTGGTACATGAAAGAATCATGAGGAAGTTACTTAACCTTCCTTTCCACACACATGGTACTCAAAAAGCAGATGTAAGACTTTTCAGATGGGTTTTGGAatgtaaaaagttattttatgcATGATAAATAATAGACCTCTTTTTCCAGGGACCCTAGTGTATAGTTAAAGACAATAATCTCTAGATAGCGAATCCCAGAAGTTGAAGAGACTGCTGCAAGGGTTTTCTGGAGCTGAGTTGCTCCATGTGGCAAGACTATGGTTTCTTTAGATGAGCCATCTCTGCTACAGTCTGCCTCTGTACCTTACAGTGCACTCACAATGGTGCAGACAACTCCCATTGACGTGGATGGGCAGTCTGTAATCAAGACGAATCTTAATTTTTCCATTGTGAAATGAGATTGCAACAGCCTAGAGAAAAGAATGTTTAAGAAGAGCTATTACCTCTCATCTTCTCTATAATCCTCTGTTTACGAACATTGGGACAAGTGGGAGAAGCGTATGTCTAAGATTACCAGTCTGTAAATGGACCTTGCTGGTACTCGCTGCTCCTCCTCATCTGTGAGATCTTGTGCATCTGGCTCCCACGTCTGTCCCATGTATGCCGTCTCTGTCAGGTACAAGATTTTTGATGATTGCAGAGTCAAATAAAGAGAATACCAATTTATTCGTGTCAAGTATGTGTAGGTTTTGGAGCACACTGTTTTAAGTCACTTCAAGTAGGAAGATGCTGTATAAAACAATGGAGTATGTTTTAGCTAAATTGTAAACACAAATCTGGATGTAATGGCTTACCATTTTCTGTGATTGCTTAATAAGGAGGCAGAAGTGCCAGCATGGAAGGCAAGTTACTCAGATTAAGATAATGCCATGTTGTCAGGTTCCTGTCTACAGATTATTACCCCTTAGCCCACACTTCACCGGGATTAAACAAAAACCCTTCCCAGTATTGGTCTACAACCACTATTGGAAAATTTGTTCCTTTCCTAGGGTTCTTCGTACACTCTTTCCTCTGCCCTGTTCGTCTTGCTTCCCTGGGAGGAGGAATCAAAACCCTTCATTATTTCACCTTCCTGTGTCTTATGTagggaaggaaaggggaacaGTAAATGATGGCGCATCAAATAGCTGAACTTAAAAGTTTCTTTTACATTTGGCTGTGAATTTCTCAATTGTTTTTCCCATGAAGTCCTTTCTTTACATGCACCTGAGTTCTAATTTCTGCTATTTCCACTAGGCACTAGTatagaacagagaaaggaaaacaagaggcgGCAGCAGTAGTCTTGACTTCATCTGTGGAGCACAGGATTTGAAATGACAGCTCTTTCAACTCTGACAGCAGTGCCCTCTGTAAGTCACGGTTTCTCGGCTAGGTAAGACTAGTACTTTGTGACGATATGTCAAAATTGCTGTGTGTCCTTCTGGGTTACTGACAGCGTCAGCATATCCCTTTCAGGCAGCAATCTGTTTACTCTGTGCAGGAaactggggaagaaagaaaaaaattgaaccAATTGTTTCCACGTACGCAAGTCCAGCACGCCAGTAAAAAGCCACAGCACAGACGCAGGTTAGAAAAACACAACATGacaaaaaaaggcacaaaatgtTGCTCTGTTGCCACTTCTAAGATTTAGGAAAGGGAGAGCTGAAATAAATGACTGACAAAATTTCAAGCACCTTTTTCAGATTCTGAAATACCCACCGGCCGAACTCCCGAATGCCAGCAGGAGCCGTATCCCTGCTGGTAACAGGCTCTGCATCCAGCTCCCTGCCCGGCGGTCTGGGTGAGCGCAGGGGCACGGGAGCCGGAGGGCGGCTCGGCAGGGCTCGGTGGAGCAAAGGGTGAGGAGGCCCAGCCTGCCTCCTGACTCGCTGCTGACATTGCAGCGGGGCTGAGCCGCTGCCCGAGCAGTTGCTGGGCTGCGGTGCCTTGGGTAACGGGTCACCGGCTGAGGTGAAGGTGCTGCGTTGTTTACAGTAGTCTAGCAGCTGGTTCAGAGGCAGTTCAGCTGTCTGAATGGGGGCAGGGACCTTGTGAGAGAGACCGATGAGCTGCTCACCTTCAGCAGAGTAGCTGAGATGAAATGCATTGAAAAACTAGCGTTTAGGGAAGCTACCAGCATAAAAGGTCACACAGGCTATCATTTAGGCTACCCTTCAGCTGCTGTGGGCTGTTCGAGATGTCTTTGCCAGCTCTCACAATCGTAGTAGCCAGTTTGTTGTTCCCTGCTTGCTTAAGCTGTCTAGAAAATACcaacaaactgaaacacagagttAAATTTAAGCACAGAGTATTTTTGGCACAACTTGCAGCACTGGGTGACTTGTATTACTCCTGTTTATGCCGACCTCGGACTGCTTGGAGTAAACACAAGAGCAGTAGGAACAGCCCTAAGATGGAGCTTAGTCTTATGTGCTTTTTAAACATAATGTTTAAAGAGCCCCAAAAGAATAAGGCATTCAGCTATAAAAATTGCATGCCCCCCAAGAGACTGAGCATCTTTATCTTCCAGACAGCCCAGCCCTGAGCACACCAAGTCCCTAACGCAGGGAAATGTCGCTCACGCCCTGTGGATAAGATAAACTCTCAGAACCAGCTACAGGAATAGCACGATGGGGAGATAAACGTGTTGCTTTGCGCGGCGCACGGGCTTGAGACAGTCAGCTCAAGATTGAAAGCAAAAAAGGGATAAAGGAACAGCCAGATGTTCTGGACTTTGAACAGTGAAGCTTTTTTATATGTTCAGAGCCACAGGGTGAATTTCTTTGTCACATACTCAAGTAACTTTACTACTACCATTTGATTTTAAATCATCTTCAGGTATTAAACAGTCTTGTTTCTCCCGGTGGTTTCCAAGAAGCAGCTTCTAATCCAGCCTGTTAACGCGAATCAGGTATCAGAATTGCAGTTAATCATCTGATTAACATTAATAAATACAGTAACTAGAatcatcacagaatcatagaacagcccaggttggaagggacctcaaaagatcatctggtccagccaTTCGTGGGA
Coding sequences within:
- the LEAP2 gene encoding liver-expressed antimicrobial peptide 2, with translation MHCWKVMAVFLLCSLLLSQTHCASLHQQQPQLTRQRRMTPFWRGVSLRPIGASCRDNSECITMLCRKNRCFLRTASE